In the genome of Sardina pilchardus chromosome 14, fSarPil1.1, whole genome shotgun sequence, one region contains:
- the cd8b gene encoding uncharacterized protein cd8b: protein MSLTTVWVTLALSTVVSAGVTDVAKSPGDHVTLNCVCTDRTIQKVYWYRICESGYEYISLYNAADHHVVSKSTLLKDRLEARKSANTYILTVKNLKEEDSGWYSCFGVSTKQSDFDSFRLQVREVVPTPPQPPKTTTKKGKKWKPACCTSYRPPEGCGKWILWPLSGCLIALAVVLAAVLYYFSRLPKKCRHFEKKNQLR from the exons ATGAGCCTGACCACTGTATGGGTTACTCTGGCCCTGTCGACTGTAG tatcgGCTGGAGTGACGGACGTGGCCAAATCCCCAGGAGACCATGTAACCCTGAATTGTGTATGTACAGACAGGACGATTCAAAAAGTCTACTGGTACCGGATCTGCGAGAGTGGCTATGAATACATCTCATTGTACAATGCTGCTGATCATCATGTTGTTTCCAAAAGCACACTGCTCAAAGACCGCCTTGAGGCTCGGAAGTCCGCTAATACCTACATCCTCACTGTCAAAAACCTGAAAGAGGAGGATTCTGGTTGGTACTCCTGTTTCGGCGTGTCCACTAAACAAAGCGATTTTGACAGTTTTCGGCTGCAAGTGAGGG AGGTGGTCCCCACACCGCCACAGCCTCCCAAAACGACCACCAAGAAAGGCAAGAAATGGAAGCCTGCTTGCTGTACCAGCTATCGTCCTCCAGAAG GTTGTGGGAAGTGGATTCTCTGGCCTCTCTCTGGGTGTCTCATTGCTCTGGCTGTAGTTCTGGCTGCTGTCTTGTATTATTTTAGCC GACTGCCCAAGAAATGCAGACACTTTGAGAA gaaAAATCAGCTGAGATAA
- the zmat1 gene encoding zinc finger matrin-type protein 1, producing MSQISNSVSFPQNAESDIESDVTLNVNQDSATVVEAETVINTHNTSSQVEGKDALKDLLTDEYCHICEAVLLFESQRTSHYEGKKHAQKVRLYLQSKKSQDPDKETTVLQAGASVDKQKFCELCNMVFSSAVVAKSHYEGKIHAKNLRRFRPFDAKQKGDVAEPAPPQVPDKPEDEEDDRATLGSKVSPGTAMAAATVVANQEVDLNDPSRHCRLCAASFNNPQMAQQHYSGRKHQRNQSRQQVLQQLAEDGDTARSLTCPICSLTLSSVEMYQAHMQGNKHQIKEKKVADLCKSQKKVYDSYQDELADYIAVQKARGLQPKAGVADKERAQEPNADAEKTVLPPPPPPLPPPPPSLHPPSLFSIRFPVPPPRLAQPPFQSPANRFATWGRGALRPPFWEPGYNGPRPNMPPLTRPKGPPGRRPARGRSPDWSSSSSSWSDSSDTSSSSSSSSSSSSSSDSDHSRERRRRKRRRKDKERERRDREKERRGRRRGPRDGEEEERGEGAERAERPARRREGKDGEGEREKDHERRRSRRRRERERRHRKELSDEDREAKRRKGDRQRKRPHEEEEGEEGAKRKREPKEGLPGGEQDKAADDTSGKMDEDGQDETNGQGGVAAADPTDHREKQKTHRPKKEKKRKERTEEVDTRTEEEKLWDETILGIF from the exons ATGTCACAGATCAGTAATAGTGTCTCTTTTCCGCAAAATGCGGAGAGTGATATTGAAAGTGATGTTACTCTTAACGTTAACCAAGACTCGGCAACTGTAGTAGAGGCCGAGACAGTAATAAACACTCACAACACTAGTTCGCAGGTTGAAG gcaaaGATGCCTTGAAGGACTTGCTGACGGATGAGTATTGCCACATCTGTGAAGCTGTGCTGCTGTTCGAGTCTCAGAGGACCTCCCATTatgag GGAAAGAAACATGCACAGAAAGTCCGTCTGTACCTCCAGTCCAAGAAATCTCAGGACCCCGACAAGGAGACAACAGTCCTGCAG gctGGAGCCTCGGTGGATAAACAGAAGTTCTGTGAGCTATGCAACATGGTGTTCAGCTCAGCAGTGGTGGCCAAGTCTCACTATGAGGGCAAGATCCATGCCAAGAACCTGCGGAGATTCCGGCCTTTCGATGCCAAGCAGAAAG GTGATGTCGCTGAGCCTGCCCCTCCTCAAGTCCCAGACAAGccagaggatgaagaggacgaCAGGGCCACGTTGGGTTCAAAGGTCAGCCCTGGCACGGCCATGGCCGCCGCCACCGTCGTCGCCAACCAGGAGGTGGACTTGAACGACCCGTCCAGGCACTGCCGCCTGTGCGCGGCCTCCTTCAACAACCCGCAGATGGCGCAGCAGCACTACAGCGGGCGCAAGCACCAGCGCAACCAGAGCCGCCAGCAGGTGCTGCAGCAGCTGGCCGAGGACGGAGACACAG CGAGATCTCTCACCTGTCCCATATGCAGCCTAACCTTGAGCTCTGTGGAGATGTACCAGGCCCACATGCAAGGCAACAAGCACCAGATCAA GGAGAAGAAGGTAGCGGACCTGTGCAAGTCTCAGAAGAAAGTTTACGACTCCTACCAGGATGAGCTGGCCGACTACATCGCTGTCCAGAAGGCCCGGGGCCTGCAGCCCAAAGCTGGGGtagcagacaaagagagagcgcAGGAACCGAACGCGGACGCAGAGAAGAccgttcttcctcctcctcctcctcctcttcctcctcctcccccttctcttcatcctccctcGCTTTTTTCTATTCGTTTTCCCGTGCCTCCGCCGCGCTTGGCCCAGCCTCCTTTCCAGTCGCCGGCCAATCGCTTTGCGACGTGGGGAAGGGGCGCCCTGCGGCCTCCGTTCTGGGAGCCGGGCTACAACGGGCCCCGCCCAAACATGCCGCCCCTGACCCGCCCCAAGGGTCCACCTGGGCGGCGACCGGCCCGAGGGAGGAGTCCCGATTGGTCGAGTTCGTCCTCTTCCTGGTCCGACTCCTCTGACactagtagcagcagcagcagcagtagcagcagcagtagcagcagtgacTCCGACCActccagagagagaaggaggcgaAAACGGCGAAGGAAAGAcaaggagagggaaaggagagaccgggagaaagagaggagaggaagaaggagggggCCGAGAGacggggaagaggaggagagaggagagggggcagagcGGGCCGAGAGACCAGCtcggagaagagagggaaaggacggagagggggagagagagaaagaccacgagaggaggagaagcaggaggcggagggagagagagaggaggcacagGAAGGAGTTGTCGGACGAGGACAGGGAGGCGAAGAGGCGGAAGGGAGACAGGCAAAGGAAGAGACCgcacgaggaagaggagggtgaggaaggagcgaaaaggaaaagagaaccCAAGGAGGGACTGCCAGGGGGCGAGCAAGACAAGGCGGCCGACGACACGAGCGGGAAAATGGACGAAGACGGACAGGACGAAACAAACGGACAAGGCGGCGTGGCGGCGGCCGACCCGACTGACCACAGGGAGAAACAGAAGACGCACAGAcccaagaaggagaagaagaggaaagagcgCACCGAGGAGGTGGACActaggacagaggaggagaagctgtGGGACGAGACTATACTGGGCATCTTCTGA
- the cacfd1 gene encoding calcium channel flower homolog → MNSEEAATPAKIVTDDDGMSWWYRWLCKIAGVLGGISCAIAGVWNCVTVNPLNIAAGVWMVLNACVLFLCEVPFCCQFIEFANAVAARADKLKPWQKALFYCGMALFPVVLKISFTTVCGNAIAFATGVLYGLASLGKKGDAVSYARLQHQKQGDEEKQTGLAEDGTQ, encoded by the exons ATGAACTCCGAAGAAGCTGCCACTCCAGCCAAAATCGTCACGGATGATGACGGCATGTCATGGTGGTACAGATGGCTCTGCAAAATCGCTGGAGTCTTAGGAGGAATAT CCTGTGCAATAGCAGGTGTGTGGAACTGTGTGACGGTGAATCCCCTCAATATTGCAGCCGGAGTCTGGATGGT GTTGAATGCATGTGTGCTGTTCCTGTGTGAGGTGCCCTTCTGCTGTCAGTTCATAGAGTTTGCCAATGCCGTGGCGGCACGCGCCGATAAGCTCAAGCCCTGGCAGAAAGCGCTCTTCTACTGCGG GATGGCCTTATTCCCTGTGGTGCTGAAGATCTCCTTCACCACTGTGTGTGGCAATGCCATCGCCTTTGCCACAGGGGTCCTCTACGGCCTCGCATCACTCGGCAAGAA GGGAGACGCAGTGAGCTACGCTCGTCTGCAGCACCAGAAGCAGGGGGATGAGGAGAAGCAGACGGGGTTGGCGGAAGATGGAACACAGTGA
- the rexo4 gene encoding RNA exonuclease 4, with the protein MAESTSKKSESSVKSAPSQPPNKKKTSKEKRKKFMKSQKKKMEGTEKLNWGPPQDSQQFSSNWKALLEIMKSNPDVKSKQTGPEKTNSKVKKENFQKKAGKAIAKPGLIPEPKTPQNHGKTDALENEKDEGPSKTEHKAKKRKMNGILPENSKPISKKKKIEEPAQKKPTEADLWFDDVDPDDIETAVGQEAADIVRRRKGIKMTDAQSTENALVKEHCFEGVTRAVAMDCEMVGVGPDGEESILARCSLVNQFGKCIYDKFVRPTEKVTDYRTAVSGIRPEDISEGENFKQVQKEVADILEGRLLVGHAIHNDLRVLLLDHPKKKIRDTQKYKPFRKLVRSGRPALKVLSREILNVRVQQGEHSSVQDAQATMRLYTMVKKDWEKAVKEGKLHGIAEKADKILRKPRTPKKKKTAAQPNTVIAL; encoded by the exons ATGGCTGAGTCCACGTCTAAAAAGTCAGAGTCGTCTGTGAAGTCAGCACCATCTCAGCCACCTAATAAGAAGAAAACGagtaaagaaaaaagaaagaagttcATGAAAAGccagaagaaaaaaatggagGGGACGGAGAAGTTGAACTGGGGTCCTCCTCAAGACTCTCAACAGTTCTCCTCCAACTGGAAGGCTCTGCTTGAG ATAATGAAGTCAAACCCTGATGTTAAATCTAAGCAGACGGGGCCAGAGAAAACAAACTCAAAGGTTAAAAAAGAGAACTTTCAGAAAAAGGCAGGAAAAGCCATTGCAAAGCCAGGGCTAATCCCTGAGCCCAAGACCCCACAAAACCACGGGAAAACTGATGCCCTTGAAAATGAGAAAGATGAAGGACCCTCAAAAACAGAACACAAAGCCAAGAAAAGGAAAATGAATGGCATTCTGCCTGAGAACAGCAAACCAATATCTAAAAAGAAGAAGATTGAAGAGCCAGCTCAGAAGAAACCTACCGA GGCAGATCTCTGGTTTGACGACGTGGACCCCGATGACATTGAGACTGCAGTAGGACAGGAGGCAGCGGACATCGTCAGGAGGAGGAAGGGCATAAAGATGACTGACGCTCAGAGCACAGAGAACGCTCTGGTGAAGGAACACTGTTTTGAGGG AGTGACACGGGCCGTCGCTATGGACTGTGAGATGGTTGGGGTGGGTCCCGATGGCGAGGAGAGCATCCTGGCACGCTGTTCTCTTGTTAACCAGTTTGGCAAGTGCATCTATGACAAGTTTGTGCGTCCCACTGAGAAGGTGACTGACTACAGGACAGCTGTCAGCGGCATCCGTCCAGAGGACATCAGTGAAG GGGAGAACTTCAAACAGGTCCAGAAGGAGGTTGCCGACATTTTAGAGGGAAGACTTCTGGTGGGACATGCCATACACAACGACCTGAGG GTACTGCTGTTAGACCATCCCAAGAAAAAGATCCGCGACACTCAGAAGTACAAGCCGTTCAGGAAACTAGTCAGG AGTGGTCGTCCAGCTCTGAAGGTCCTGTCACGTGAGATCCTCAACGTCAGAGTTCAGCAGGGGGAACACTCATCT GTCCAGGATGCCCAGGCTACTATGCGTCTCTACACCATGGTGAAAAAGGACTGGGAGAAGGCCGTCAAAGAGGGCAAACTCCATGGCATCGCAGAGAAGGCAGACAAGATTCTTCGCAAGCCCAGAACCCCAAAGAAAAAGAAGACGGCTGCCCAGCCCAACACTGTAATTGCCCTCTAG